The Pangasianodon hypophthalmus isolate fPanHyp1 chromosome 5, fPanHyp1.pri, whole genome shotgun sequence genome includes a window with the following:
- the si:ch211-67e16.4 gene encoding uncharacterized protein si:ch211-67e16.4 isoform X1, translated as MDVNLTISLMRGQMGVVIEKAVNAAVETVLGEMIRVMSLKFEQLRREMTAKEKENEDIRKMLESTRCQMKILRQKYVNALNTKDDRHAFAPHRHTLGLMNAARNTAAQLDSTRHPAGQLDSTRHPAGQLDSTRHPAGQLDASRHAAAQLDSTRHPAGQLDSTRHPAGQLDASRHAAAQLDSTRHAAAQLDASRHAAAQLDASRHAAAQLDSTRHAAGQLDASRHAAGQMDSTRHAAGQLDATRHAAGQLDATRHAAGQLDATRHAAGQLDSTRHAAGQLDSTRAHQITSDHGVPPRRRSSNAGSPCAEPLTLALKPRNPEPAHAALPALKTHKVILEAVPTESSQNAETYNEEEPGLKVHLGLKVENSSSIVPESIDPLWGQTPQTSTEAEHTEIADTNLLPVAHTSEALNSAMADCQEPGLKIKQEEAEVEIVEVKEEQAEPSTSELPRIELHQHLAGAGMAIEMPVTQQCIQIPSVTEPAFMGVDPSAYTESQLAVADTQRQMRPFCKDLMLYEDYKRKRIEVRKRSETRRRELERTLPQALLADLVKERREKTRLRVARWRAKRKLQACLMAQAAQFNSTQALYTQHNGRRRGGAAPQQGGIGLGTAQSESGVYTMPLQMGTSPLLGAQRLGMAEGQMQPGASVFVQQRTSAAGSETYQ; from the exons ATGGACGTGAATTTGACCATTTCTCTGATGAGAGGTCAGATGGGGGTGGTGATTGAGAAGGCCGTGAACGCGGCGGTGGAGACGGTGCTGGGAGAGATGATCCGGGTGATGAGCCTCAAGTTCGAGCAGCTCCGGAGGGAAATGACGGCCAAAGAGAAGGAGAACGAGGACATCAGGAAGATGTTAGAGTCGACTCGCTGTCAGATGAAGATCTTGCGGCAGAAATATGTTAATGCACTGAACACTAAAGATGACAGACATGCCTTTGCgccgcacagacacacactgggTCTGATGAACGCAGCCAGAAACACAGCCGCTCAACTGGACTCGACCAGACACCCAGCCGGTCAACTGGACTCGACCAGACACCCAGCCGGTCAACTGGACTCGACCAGACACCCAGCCGGTCAACTGGACGCGTCCAGACACGCAGCCGCTCAACTGGACTCGACCAGACACCCAGCCGGTCAACTGGACTCGACCAGACACCCAGCCGGTCAACTGGACGCGTCCAGACACGCAGCCGCTCAACTGGACTCGACCAGACACGCAGCCGCTCAACTGGACGCGTCCAGACACGCAGCCGCTCAACTGGACGCGTCCAGACACGCAGCCGCTCAACTGGACTCGACCAGACACGCAGCCGGTCAACTGGACGCGTCCAGACACGCAGCCGGTCAAATGGACTCGACCAGACACGCAGCCGGGCAACTGGACGCGACCAGACACGCAGCCGGGCAACTGGACGCGACCAGACACGCAGCCGGTCAACTGGACGCGACCAGACACGCAGCCGGGCAACTGGACTCGACCAGACACGCAGCCGGGCAACTGGACTCGACCAGAGCCCATCAGATCACATCTGATCACGGGGTGCCACCAAGAAGACGGTCCTCAAACGCGGGATCACCCTGTGCTGAACCTCTCACACTTGCTCTCAAACCCCGAAACCCTGAACCAGCTCATGCAGCACTGCCTGCCCTTAAAACTCATAAAGTGATCCTTGAAGCTGTCCCTACCGAGAGCAGCCAAAATGCTGAAACTTACAATGAGGAGGAGCCAGGATTAAAAGTACATCTGGGATTGAAAG tggagAACTCAAGCAGCATTGTACCAGAGAGCATCGATCCTCTATGGGgtcaaacacctcaaacatccACAGAAGCTGAACACACAGAGATAGCGGACACAAACCTTCTCCCAGTGGCTCATACAAGCGAGGCACTGAACTCAGCTATGGCGGACTGCCAAGAGCCTGGTTTAAAGATCAAACAGGAGGAAGCTGAGGTCGAAATCGTCGAGGTGAAGGAGGAGCAAGCTGAGCCGTCCACTTCAGAGCTTCCTAGGATTGAGTTACATCAGCATTTGGCTGGAGCAGGAATGGCCATAGAGATGCCAGTGACTCAACAGTGTATCCAGATACCTTCAGTGACTGAACCAGCCTTCATGGGTGTGGACCCAAGCGCAT ATACTGAGTCTCAGCTAGCTGTGGCAGATACGCAAAGGCAGATGCGTCCATTCTGTAAAGACCTGATGCTGTACGAGGATTACAAGCGCAAACGTATAGAAGTGCGTAAACGCAGTGAAACCCGACGGCGCGAGCTGGAACGGACGCTGCCACAGGCTCTTCTGGCTGACTTGGTGAAGGAACGCAGGGAAAAGACCCGGCTCAGAGTGGCCCGCTGGAGAGCCAAACGCAAGCTGCAGGCCTGCCTGATGGCACAGGCGGCACAATTTAACAGCACGCAGGCTCTTTACACTCAGCACAACggcaggaggagaggaggggcTGCCCCACAGCAGGGGGGCATCGGTCTTGGCACTGCCCAGTCTGAGAGTGGTGTGTACACCATGCCGCTGCAGATGGGCACCAGTCCTCTACTGGGAGCACAAAGACTTGGCATGGCTGAGGGTCAAATGCAGCCTGGAGCCTCTGTGTTTGTGCAGCAGAGAACTTCAGCAGCTGGATCTGAGACGTACCAGTGA
- the si:ch211-67e16.4 gene encoding uncharacterized protein si:ch211-67e16.4 isoform X2, which produces MDVNLTISLMRGQMGVVIEKAVNAAVETVLGEMIRVMSLKFEQLRREMTAKEKENEDIRKMLESTRCQMKILRQKYVNALNTKDDRHAFAPHRHTLGLMNAARNTAAQLDSTRHPAGQLDSTRHPAGQLDSTRHPAGQLDASRHAAAQLDSTRHPAGQLDSTRHPAGQLDASRHAAAQLDSTRHAAAQLDASRHAAAQLDASRHAAAQLDSTRHAAGQLDASRHAAGQMDSTRHAAGQLDATRHAAGQLDATRHAAGQLDATRHAAGQLDSTRHAAGQLDSTRAHQITSDHGVPPRRRSSNAGSPCAEPLTLALKPRNPEPAHAALPALKTHKVILEAVPTESSQNAETYNEEEPGLKVHLGLKVENSSSIVPESIDPLWGQTPQTSTEAEHTEIADTNLLPVAHTSEALNSAMADCQEPGLKIKQEEAEVEIVEVKEEQAEPSTSELPRIELHQHLAGAGMAIEMPVTQQCIQIPSVTEPAFMGVDPSACLHVNQTFMELRIRRTDRQSSMEKSRRYREKLNADPVKKEAMLEARRRRYQERKARGEIKSSKLLPMEKRIKLQQRWVESKQRQRRKAKIQNRTMFSL; this is translated from the exons ATGGACGTGAATTTGACCATTTCTCTGATGAGAGGTCAGATGGGGGTGGTGATTGAGAAGGCCGTGAACGCGGCGGTGGAGACGGTGCTGGGAGAGATGATCCGGGTGATGAGCCTCAAGTTCGAGCAGCTCCGGAGGGAAATGACGGCCAAAGAGAAGGAGAACGAGGACATCAGGAAGATGTTAGAGTCGACTCGCTGTCAGATGAAGATCTTGCGGCAGAAATATGTTAATGCACTGAACACTAAAGATGACAGACATGCCTTTGCgccgcacagacacacactgggTCTGATGAACGCAGCCAGAAACACAGCCGCTCAACTGGACTCGACCAGACACCCAGCCGGTCAACTGGACTCGACCAGACACCCAGCCGGTCAACTGGACTCGACCAGACACCCAGCCGGTCAACTGGACGCGTCCAGACACGCAGCCGCTCAACTGGACTCGACCAGACACCCAGCCGGTCAACTGGACTCGACCAGACACCCAGCCGGTCAACTGGACGCGTCCAGACACGCAGCCGCTCAACTGGACTCGACCAGACACGCAGCCGCTCAACTGGACGCGTCCAGACACGCAGCCGCTCAACTGGACGCGTCCAGACACGCAGCCGCTCAACTGGACTCGACCAGACACGCAGCCGGTCAACTGGACGCGTCCAGACACGCAGCCGGTCAAATGGACTCGACCAGACACGCAGCCGGGCAACTGGACGCGACCAGACACGCAGCCGGGCAACTGGACGCGACCAGACACGCAGCCGGTCAACTGGACGCGACCAGACACGCAGCCGGGCAACTGGACTCGACCAGACACGCAGCCGGGCAACTGGACTCGACCAGAGCCCATCAGATCACATCTGATCACGGGGTGCCACCAAGAAGACGGTCCTCAAACGCGGGATCACCCTGTGCTGAACCTCTCACACTTGCTCTCAAACCCCGAAACCCTGAACCAGCTCATGCAGCACTGCCTGCCCTTAAAACTCATAAAGTGATCCTTGAAGCTGTCCCTACCGAGAGCAGCCAAAATGCTGAAACTTACAATGAGGAGGAGCCAGGATTAAAAGTACATCTGGGATTGAAAG tggagAACTCAAGCAGCATTGTACCAGAGAGCATCGATCCTCTATGGGgtcaaacacctcaaacatccACAGAAGCTGAACACACAGAGATAGCGGACACAAACCTTCTCCCAGTGGCTCATACAAGCGAGGCACTGAACTCAGCTATGGCGGACTGCCAAGAGCCTGGTTTAAAGATCAAACAGGAGGAAGCTGAGGTCGAAATCGTCGAGGTGAAGGAGGAGCAAGCTGAGCCGTCCACTTCAGAGCTTCCTAGGATTGAGTTACATCAGCATTTGGCTGGAGCAGGAATGGCCATAGAGATGCCAGTGACTCAACAGTGTATCCAGATACCTTCAGTGACTGAACCAGCCTTCATGGGTGTGGACCCAAGCGCAT GTCTCCATGTAAACCAGACGTTTATGGAGCTCAGGATCAGAAGAACAG ACAGGCAAAGCAGCATGGAGAAGTCCaggagatacagagagaaattaAATGCCGATCCTGTCAAGAAGGAGGCCATGCTGGAGGCAAGACGGCGAAG GTACCAGGAAAGAAAAGCCAGAGGAGAGATCAAGTCCAGTAAACTACTCCCCATGGAAAAGAGAATAAAGCTGCAGCAGAGATGGGTGGAATCAAAGCAACGACaaagaagaaaagcaaaaatacaAAACCGAACAATGTTTAGCCTTTAA